taatatttaaatgcgaaataaattttaaaaatcataaaatgctttataaatataataaaatatatttataattattataaaaatacgaggtattacaccagCGCTGACAGCAGGTTCTCCCGAACCATATAGGAGTCCGGCCAGACTTTGGGggtaggttcggccgaacctaatAAGGGTTCGACCGAACATCAGCAAGATCAGGAACTTCTCCAACTATGGGGTTCGACCGAACTTTTAGGCATGTTCGCCCGGACCTAAtggagttcggccgaaccttcAGCTTAGTTCGGCCGAAACTTTGGGCTTCTTTGCTACACAGATTCTGCTTTGGTTCGGCCCAACACTTCATAGGTTTGGCCGAACATCTTAAGCTCTTGACTTCATGACTCTTTTTTTCACTTTGACTTTTCCTTGGGATGATGTTGACTTCCGCTGACTTTTCCGTCCACTTTACCTATTTTCCTACACAATAACACACCCGTGAAAAGCAAAAGCTTGCCAACAAATGAGAAAAACAAGGGAAAAGCACGGTAATTGGGAAAAACCGAGTCAACTAAGCAAGGAAAGGCAAAGGGGACTAAAACAAGCACAAAGGTGgaagaaaacaaacaaaatcaagAATAAAAAAGAGGCAAAGTACTACCCTAAGAGTGACATAAATGCCACTCATCAAGCGTATACACTCTCCTCCGCCTCATTTTCAAGATCCACATTAATAGTAGAACATGGAGCCTTTCTACCCTCCGAGGAAATTCTTAGGCTCTTCCTCTTGTTCCTCACTCTCTCTGGCTCAGGCTCTTCCTCAACCTCCTGTTCCTCCTTCTCACCTTTGGCAGGTGCTTTGATGAACTTCATCACACCATTTACAACATGAAGATGTAGGGTGGAAAGAAAGAGTGGAATCACACAAGACATTTTCTGCCTTGTGAGGAACTGAACCATATTGGTCAATGTTGATGTCAAAGATTTGAAAAACAGTGGTGAGCTAGGATCCATATTCCACATTATATTTTGGGatttaattttttaggtggGATATCATGAGGGTTTGAAAGTTAATGGGAATTTTCTTTTGGAGGCAATATATGAGGGTTGCATCGAGAAGATTGACCTCATTCCACTTTTGAAGACGAGGCACAATCCCTCGACGAGCAAGATTAAACAACAGTTTTCCTAGAGGACTAAGATAATTGTGGCTTGTGAGGGTAACATAACTTGTGCCACCTATAAACTCAATTACTTCATTAGTTCCTCCTTCCACAGGAACTTCCACCTTACCCTTAAAGTAAGTGTTGTACCCCTCGTAAGGACACTCAAATAATTTCCCCAAATATTTAGAATTAAACTCGATTTCTACCCCAGCTACAAGACTCTTAACAACTCCTTTTACACACGAGAAGTTTTCCACAAATTCCTTCATTAATTCTGGACACGTTAATTTATTTGCATGTGTTCTCCATAGATTAACCCaattatgaaattcaattaggtcaagaaattcagaaaaattaatCGATTTGCACCAATCAATGTCGATGCAGCAACCCATTAGATATTTAGAGGCGGCATTCTCCAGTTCCTTCTACCTTAGTTCCCCCTTTGTAACACCCcacattttcaaaatattattaaaactaattattattattagcgTAAAAACGTCAAATTTTAATTTGTGAAACATATTATTAGCATATTAATTTTACGATTatcatttatgaattaaattttttgattttatggTTTTCGAAACTAATTTTTGATATCATTTTGACTAATATATCATTAAACAAAGCCCAAAGTATAAGCCCATTTAACCAATCTAAAAATCAGCTATAGATTGTCAAATTAAGAAACCACCCATTTGTCAACAACCAGAAGAACCAaagtcttcttcttcctcttagTTGTCGTATGCACCTGCATACTTGGCAAACATGGAGCTCGCCAGACAATCTAACTTTTGACTCATCCTTCACCAATTCAAGCAAACGCATAACCCATAAAAGCCATTGTATACTACTAGTTTTGCCCATTGGTTCTCCATCTCCTCTCTAAGCTCATTGTTTCCCGACAAAACCACCAACAATAGCTCATGTGTGACGTTTTTGTATCCCTCTTGAGCTCTATAAATAACTTACTGATTCACCAATTCAATTCACAAACAAGACAACCATCTTATTCCAGTTTTCACCATTAAAAATGGTGAAGTTTTCTTTCCTTATTAATTCCTCTAATTTGAtctcgaaccaccaccaccaccaccatcgcaGCCGTCCCTTCCTCGGCCTCAATTACCACCGGAAACCGCCAACTAGAAACACCAATTAATTTGAGACCACTAAATTTTCCGTCTTTCCCTTTTTTTCATCTCGGTCTTTATCACATTTTACCCcagcctttctctctcttctcggTGCACCTCCGCCCCAGCCAACAACCACCAGTGCCTCCCTTCTATTGGTGTTCTTCTACCGCTGCTCACCGTCGTTCGTGGGCCATACCCAGTTGCCGCCCCTCTTCCTCCTTCCTCTCCTGATCTCCTATGCTTTTTCTTCTGTTCGTGAAGACCAAAATTGGTCTTTGAAACCAATTTTTCCCGTTGGagtaaatacggagtataatacATGGTACTAATATCCAAAAGTCAACCATTCCTTTCCTTTCACCTTGGGTAAGTTTAATTTGTATAGAATATGCCGTATTGATTTTGGAAAATAATGCAATATTTTGTGAAAAGCCTTATTAAAAGCAattccacttgcatggacccggtccaccataagattaccatggaccagggtaattaggtaattttaacagtgagtaaattatagaaactgtaggttctgtaaagtaactatatctctagaataataactatgaacataataatgataagaataactattctatccaaagagtaactatatcatatagaaaagtaattttaactgtaaaacaattactactatatattcattcttgcagacaaaaagagtaaattatagaaactataggttctgtaaagtaactatattttcagaatagtaactatgaaataaataataataataatatagtaatttcgatgagaacaattattctatccaaagattaactatattatatagaaaaataactttagctgtaaaacaattactatattataaaaataaacaatatgatatagatggtttagaggtcatatagtaattttttctattatatatcacataattactgaaatataaaagagtaactatatcaaaagtaacagtaattataactcttgaacaataataaagaaaacattaactacttggttagttgttttagctacgacattttaattctttgcatctattaaataaaccatcttaaactcaaatgttttttgaactaaaaatactaatcgacacgtccacgtggaccacgtcttttttttccaccaacacatcatgtccttcctctaccacgttcttggtttccattgttgtcaggattttcttcttctcctcctgcttttgttttccttgcagaatttattctttgcacgatttcaattctgggtgcatcatctttgtatttctgaatcaataatatttaaactaagttaataatttaacatttaaatatgaaaaaataacatagtaactatgtaaaacgtgtagtttctattatgcatcatatagtaactcttacaattaacgatggtaaaatacttgcagaattgcatatatagttattgttattgttatagtcatatagttactgtcaaaataatatagtcacttttattaataataacatggagtacaaagaaagatcataaaaagaacataatgataagataataactattaaaaatatatagttactattatacatgatatagtaactcttaatattaatgataatcatatacgagcaaggttgtagatatagttattgttatgatcatatagttgttgtgatcataacatagtaactcttattactaataacatagaagaaaacaaagaacatgaaaagaacattataatatacataaaaaactataccaaacatatagttactataatacaagatataatacctataaatattattgatggtcatttagtcacagagttgcagacatagtcgatgtgataataatatagtaactctatccataatacagtaactatatcattaaaaatatagaataacataaaaacatgcacataacataataaactaacatagtacctatttcaaaaatatagtaactatataaaacgtacaataactattaaagaaaataaacatatggtaacaagtcatgataaaataaacataatatctatttcaaacatatagtaactatataaataatatagtaactatataaataatatagtaactatataaataatataataactattgaagaaaataaacatatggtaacatatcatgataaaataaacatagtacctatttcaaacatatagtaactaatataataatatagtaactattgtacacatatagtaaccattataatcacacaacaactagcttaacatatagtgactattattataataaagtaactattgtacaaatatagtaaccattataatcatatactatctaagaagcagacaaaaatatactcgaaataacatattacataatgtaatcgtatagtaactattatttatcaaaaagtcactataaactgttcttaacgtagtaactatcttaaacacatagttattgttttaaatttataataactttctaaaaaatatagtaactattttaaacacatagttactgttataaagttatagtaactttttaaaaaatatagttactctaaaaactactactaacataaacacaatgaatattccaatgactattaaaaacattatttcgcaacttaaattaaaggtaactatatcatttatatactaactatatgaaacactaaccctaatttcacccaaacaacaaacactatttctacctcttgtgctttgatgcatcaattcttaaagttcacagcctttgtctcttttttctaaatttaaggcattatttcttcttatacaaatgatattgtaaagtatttttggagattcgtcactagatagtgcaactttaggacctggaataacatgtgattgatacttcgtattattttcttatacaaatatcaaatatatagtaactatataaaccatatagtaactatataaaccatatagtgactattattaaaatatagtaactattgaacacatatagtaaccattataatcatatagtcactatctaagaagcggacaaatacatactctaaataacatagtacataatgtaatcgtatagtaactattatttattaaaaagtcactataaactgttcataacataataactatcttaaacacatagttactgttttaaacttataataactttctaaaaaatatagcgactattttaaacacatagttactgttttaaagttatagtaacttttaaaaaaagtatagttactcaaaaaactactactaacataaacacaacgaacattccagtgactattaaaaacactaattcgcaacataaattaaaggtgactatatcatttatatactaactatgtgaaacactaaccctaatttcaacaaaacaacaaacatttcgaatcactcaacaaaataataactattgtacacatatagtaactgttgtacacatatagtaaccattaaaataatatagtaactattgtacacatatagtaaccattaaaattacatagtacctctttaaaccatatagttactgtattactcatatagttactatttaaaatcgtgaagtcactgatcgaattcgcgaagtgaaaacgatacttcggtaaaacacaaacattaatttcttcaaaacaacaaatattttcaattttaaataaaaatagacttaaaattctttaaaaaacaacaaaacgatgtgatctctaaaaattattgcgaagatttgtaggcgagcgcaaattcttcgattcgatttcggcaacgacgaacctccttcttgatctactacttcctccaatttttcctcatcaaatagatccaatcataagaattataagataattacgaaaaaaaatcgaacaaaacctagaaatttgggctaaattttgaaaagcagagagagaaaatgaagagagagaaaatgaaagagaatgaacagaatgtagatctgaaattttgaaaaataaaaaagtttaaaacgtatataaagtgggttAGACAAAAATCGcattaaaactcttcaaaacacacagtaactctttaaaacacatagttactgtaatacgcatatagttactatttaaaattacaaaacaactgtcacgtgacagttacatatgttacccataaaaattactccgttgccctggtccacgctaagttagcatggaccaggtttatattagtgtaaatatattaaaaggtaGGCATGTTTTTACTAATAAAATTAGGTAAGTTTTGATGCTGTTCATTACGTAATACAAGTACTACTCCTAATAGATTTTCCAAGTATATGACTATACATTCTAATAATAGAGAACATTATGTCTTAGTCAAAATATATTgatataatttttaaacttgtttttccaaaataaaattatccaaaaagagtatttataacATGTCCGTATAACTACTAATTTTGGTAATTTAATTGTATAAGTCCGGAGTTCAGGAAGAACGGTCCATCAAACGGGAAgtataaaactacggttgaggtaacatctattgctaacacccacaatccccttatgaaatgagttttataagattataaaatatgtttataatgatgtgttttaattggattgtgggatatgaaatgtatttatgaagtgtgttttatgaatgatgatatttaaatatgtttatgaatgattttataagatgatgtttatgagttattaataagatacaaaacatgataaatacaagtgtaaccggttctggcagttagtggggttactatttctaggtcgtgcacgtaccgccgtaccgcgggacacctaacaagggagagtgctccttgagggttaccgcaagataaaaaaagaaactaattaggtacgggcgtatgtccaacaagggagagtgctccttgaggagtatcgcaaggtgggagacgtcccgcaaggctaacttgtcagttaccaagtaaaatgaaggttttatgaaagataatgggaactactaaagtttcaagttataaatgatgttttattatgatGCTTTGTGAAAGTGATTTACTATAGTATATTCTCCCTGTttgcaaattaaataaaatgaattgaaatgagtttacgttgttagggtagtatgttactgggcttcggctcacgatgttgcttttgttttaggtacgaagaagatcatgggatgccttagagtgaggatagcaccatcaaattcacgatcgatgtttagtaaagataactatgtcattagtaataaagggatgtattaattaaactctaactttgatttcatgatttgagttagattttaatattTATCTTTAATCAATGTTAGGAATATTTATTAAAGTTCATTTAGATTTCGGTGTAAATATTAAAGAATTAATGGAAGTGAAGTATTGTAATAGCCCGATTTTAAGCAGGTTGTGTCGAAGCTTGGGTGGGATTCAAATGGAGCTTGATTGTATTTCAGggattcaaattatgtgttataTATTAAGGTTGTATTTATTTGTGAGATTAGTTTACGAAATGTTGTAAGTGTGATTGTGAGTTaaggtttattatttattcaagGATTATTCATTCGAGTTATTTAAGGTTATTTTGTGGGCCCATAACCCACAGGTCCAGGATCGTGCTTATTTAAGATTAAGGTTAATTATTCCGCTGCGTATTAAGAGTTAATTGTGATTATTAAGGGTTAAGTGTTCTTTATTAATGCTCAAAAGAGCGGGCAGTTACAAGTATAATTATTGTTACtcaatcactagtagaaaaaacccttattgcagcgggattttagacccctgttgcagcgtacatcgtatgctgcgactggggggcctgcaacaagtctgaacttgttgcagcgtacaatgttcgctgctaaaagtggttttttgcagcgtacatatgtatgtacgctgcaacaagtgccaaaaaattggcaaaaatttggacttgttgcagcgtacatatatatgtacgctgcaaaagactcaactttttgcagcttacatttatttgtacgctgcaacaagtctggaattttgcgaaatttttttcccttgttgcagcgtacaatatatatgtacgctgcaacaaagcacttttggcgggaaaattctaattttgtttagggatacctagagtgccttgcaccaaatatagaaacctgtcaaaacaataatagaataacgcaacctgtataacaaatataaaaacaacaactggagttttgtatatatcccaaaaccaaagtgtaCGTACCACATACAATTAAATATatgtatgttccaatttcaacgaacgcatacattttaatataaaagattgttctataacatctaaaccaactcgatcaagcgctcATGCCAATAacaaatacttgctggtaaaaagcttagcccattgctcacgaaccacatcaatttcctcactagcataaggcgcattcctcggagtatatacctttacaaaaataaaaataaaaattaagcattagattaaatgcaaattaaatGTCACATTTTTACATTCAaacaactaatgacaatgtcctaacagtctagaatacgaatcaaaagtaaggaaaatgtcattttagcaaaTGTTGGTACTACGGGAAAACAGATCCAGCAAATGTTGGTGTTGTGAAATCTCTGTATGAAGACCTCAATCTTCAGGTATAATGAATGAAAAAATTATCCTAGAATAGCATGCACAGTAAGTGCTGATTGTTTTCTCCctcatttaactttttttttgtttttggtgtgATAATGATATGTTTATGGTAGGGGATCTTTGCTGAGTATGAGAATCTAACAGTCAGCATTGAGATTCATGCTGCTTTGTTTGTGATTATGAAAAAATAACGACAGTCCCACTTTGTGCTGACTGATCTAAATTGAGAAATGGGAAGTCTGGAAGCAAAGACAGACTATTATGATGATCTGGCTTAGGGTATTTAGAATATACCTTCTTTACTTGCATACGCCCATTTTTATCAGGATATACAActgcaaatgacaattttgcATCTCGTCTTCTGGCAGCTGGAGATACTTCTTTCACCTGAAGATAATAACAACCAATATCACACACATGAAACCTGTGGATACGAGTGAGGGAAGACAGGAGATAAAAATGATGAATAATAATGCGGAGTTCAGGTTTGCAAACATACGAGATCAGTCATCTCTCTAAGTGTAGCATCCATCCAGGTATAAATTTGAACCTTGTCCTTGGGTTCTCCTTGCCTCTCACTGAAAAATCTTCTTGGGTATGGTGACCTCCAATCTAAAGAAGATgaggaaattaaatttaaattcagcCAATCTGCAAAATAAACCTGTTTGACAAACCAGGAAATGCATACTAGATACAGAATCATTACAAAGCCATTATCATCTCATAATGACAGCACCAACATATTTTAAAGCATTAAAGAAATGGTCACTAAATAAGTGAAAAGACTGTAGTTTGATCTGCTAGCGCGCAAACGGATAGGAACCTTATGAGAATCATGGCAATCTAAAGAGCTAAAATGCTCACAGGCTAACCATAAGTTATTCAGCAAATGTGCTTTCTCAAAAACATCTTGAGCTAAAAAAGAATCAGTAACATAATGCTTCTTGTCTGATGGATgctaaaaaaaaacagaaaagatGTGAAAAAGCACCTGCTGCCTATAGCTGCATGGTACTGAATAATGAGATGCTCTTCTTGTTCTGTAAAATCTTTATGCTTAAGGTCAGGCCTCAGGTAGTTAGTCCACCTAATCCTGCAACTCTTCCTACATCTAATCCTGAAATAAAAATTTTGTTACCAATTCATTTTGTTTGTAGCTGCATGGTACTGATGTTGTGATGTTTGGAAGGAGCTGGGGGAATTCAAGAAGACAGAGTTTGGTTAttgatgatgaagaagatgatgatgaagtTGAGGGAGGTGCAGTTGTTGTAGAAAATGAAATAtcttgaattttaaaaatatattacaACTTACCAATTCAGAGGTTGATGTATTGCAAAATGAGTTGAATTTGATTAAGGAAATGGACAGTAATTTTCATAGAAGTGAAAGCTTGAAGAACTCTGCTTTGCAGTCCGTCACGGAAGATTTAGAGGCAGCAAGGAAAGAATTAGAGGCTATCAAAGCATAAGGGTTTCAAGTTATGGGTAGTATGGATATAATAAGAATTGAGCTGAGTAACATGTCAAAGGAGAGGAGCAAAATTGAGAAAATGGAAGCAGAAACTGAAAATTTGTAAAGAAGCTGAACTCAAAACTTCTTAGAGAGAAAGACAAGTTGGAAGTTGCCAGGGCATCTGAGGAAAAGGCGAAATCAAAATTGGagtatgattatttaattaactgGATGTGCGGCCGGAGCTCGAGAGATTGCTGACAAGAAAGTGTCAGCAGCTCATGCATGGGTAGAAGCATTAAAGGCCAGTGAGAGAGAGATCAACATAAAAACTGCACTAGTGGAGAGAAAAATTGGAGAACTGAAGCTAGAAGAAGTAAAGAGGATAGAAGAATCGAAAAACATGGCAGAATCGACAACAGAGGAGCTACAGCAAGAGAGACACCAAAAAAACAAGAGCTTTCAGGAAAAAAAACAAGAGACCATGAGTATACCTCAACACCAGTAAGTCAACCAAAGTTCTGGAGATCTCTCAACTCTCCTACTACAAGACGTATGAGCACTTCAACTTCTTTATCTGTGAAAAGGAGGAGAAATGCAATGCTCAAAGTTGCTTAATATTTTTCTAATGAACACACTGAGAATGACAAGGCAAACACTCACAATTAATCAGGTTCTCTTATATTTATTCCATAGAATCACATTCAACTGCTATGGGATATACAAACCTGCTTCTTCAGAGTGTATTTCTTTTTGGAGATTTTGTAGCCAATACAATGATTTAATAACAAAGTTCTACAGTTAATCTTTAGCAAACTTCAAAAGCAGTCTACTCGTACTTTAAAGCCGATTACAGTAGAAAGCATACCAATCAAAGTTGTACTATACTGCAAGCAGCAAGAGGTGATCAAGCTGACTCCAAACCGAGAATGACCTGTCAAGTCTTCAGGCCCATCACTCCAATTATCTTCATACGCTTTGCGCCAGATTCATGTTAATACGAATCTCAATTGCATACTGCGCTTTCTGAAATTGCACGGAGAAGTTTTATAGGTCAAAAACTGTAGAAAGAGAACACACCCAGGGAGAAAAGATGCAGCTCAGAGAGATAGAGAGGACCTCTATAACCGGAAGAGAGGCAAATGTCCTCTTTGCTTGAGCATTCTTCAAATAATGCGACTCATCTGCTATGACGACCTGCATAAACACAATAGTTCCTAAGACTTTTACCTTGATTTTTATTTGCAATTTCAAGTAAAACCCATCACTAAATTAAATTCACCAACCACATTTATCAACGAAGAAACAAAAACTAACAAAATTCAGTCAATTGCAAGAGTAGCAGCTAGATCTGTATTTTATCTATTTCctcaaaaatatgttttttcttGCAGGCCAAGGCAAGAAAGGAGCCAAGAAATCAATACCAGGCATCCAGACCAACAGTGAGACAGAGTGTTGCATTTTGGGAACAGGGAGCAGGTCAGTGATCAGCCAACGAACCAGGTTTAGACAGACAAATATCTGTTCAAATCCAAATCAAATTTTCACAGACTGAATACAGAAAAGGGATAGTGAACCCTCCTAAGACACTAAATCAGAAAAATACAATTAAAGAAGCGAGCTAGAAAGTCTAAATAAAGCTCAATAAGAGAATCAAACAAACAACTTTTCTTGTGGAGATATCCTCTGGAAAATATCCACCACTAGGACTCTCAACTAAATTACACGTGACATAATGCttcatatttatatttcttaAGCCTATAACTAAGGCTATCTACGAAGTAATATCAAGCACCAATATCAACAACACTGGTACAATAAAAAGATCAAGAATTCAaccagaaaagaaaaaaagagatcaAGAATCAAGAATCAAATATGGCCATCATCTTTTGGAGGCTGAACTCTGAGTtagatccattttcaactcaaAACTGAAACAATTCAAGAGCCTGCTGAATCTCACTGTAAGTTTCAGTTCAGTTTTTTCCCAATTTCAATTGTAGAGTTCCCAAAAATGTGAAATTAGTTTCCAGCAAAACAAAATCTGCATTGATACCAATAAAAGACCAAGCAGAATCAATGATGAGCTTCCAAATCTTCATTTGACTCATAAATGCAAGCTAAATTCTTGACAATACGGCTAAGTAAGTTGAAAGAAAAGACCACTAGCTAAATTTTCTAAACAAAATTACACTCTTAATAAAGCAGCACTCACCTGAAATTTTCTAAACAAAATTACAGTCTAAATGACCAAGGTCAAAATCAAGCAACCTCCTCATTCACTTTTTATCTCAAGAAAACTAATTAAGGAACTTGACAATCGGATTGGTCTTTGCGTATTTTTACTGAACCCAAATGGTCATTTCACAAAGTAACATAGTTTAACCCAGATCAAAGTAGCAATTTCCGGACAACAAATAGAGAAGCACGGAAAACTGATAGAAATAGCTTATATGGTGTTGTACATAAAAAAGGACAAGTCCCAGCACCAGTTCCAAACTACACAAACTCCCATTTTAACCCAACTACAAATTGCAAATTGCAGCTAATTCAAGGAAGTCAACTCCTAGTAAAATTGGCATTGCAATAGCTAAAatgtataaaaaattaaaaacagtaCCCAAATTGCCAAACAAAGAACACCaacaattatataatctgattATGTCAATCTCTATCAGGTTATCCAACTATGAAAATCTGCTTAATTCAACGTATGTGTTAAAAtacttacaaatttgcaaaattaaggagaaaattcaacaaacacTAACAAAGCAGAATCATGAGCCGTAAGTTGCAAATCAAAATAGTaaagaaaaaatcgaaaatcaatGAAAGCCTAGTCATAACACAAGTTTGACAATCTACAACATAAAACCTAAACCTCAAAATCACAAAAGCAGAAAATCAAACGAATAACACCGAATCAACAAGGACAGAAGAAAATCACCATAATAGGATGACATACTTTAGTTTGAAGAAGCTCTTTAATATCTTCCCTAGATTATTTTTAGACAATATCAATGATATTCATGCACGTATTATCAAACCTAGATGAAAACATTTGATGATGCATAcataaaaacatttttttaggagaaaaaGGAATCATGAAGGACAGATTTCctcaaagaccacaacttcTCTCAAAGTAGCCCTTCAAAAATCACATTTCAATAGTACAATGCAATT
This genomic stretch from Spinacia oleracea cultivar Varoflay chromosome 3, BTI_SOV_V1, whole genome shotgun sequence harbors:
- the LOC130470526 gene encoding histone deacetylase complex subunit SAP18-like, with amino-acid sequence MDATLREMTDLVKEVSPAARRRDAKLSFAVVYPDKNGRMQVKKVYSKYPKPDHHNSLSLLPDFPFLNLDQSAQSGTVVIFS